A section of the Paenibacillus aurantius genome encodes:
- a CDS encoding DUF4188 domain-containing protein: protein MAKVKPGRYTARIEGDFVVFLIGMRVNRLWAVHKWLPVLQAMGPMLKELYTNRKLGFRGTEFMVGWRSVHLLQYWDSYEQLEEYARGGQHLHAWRNFNRKVGTDGTVGIYHETYKVRAGDYECVYGNMPVFGLAKVTEHIPATGRMETSRRRMGGENEPAVPTPANPHKGAHG, encoded by the coding sequence ATGGCAAAAGTAAAACCAGGTAGATACACTGCCCGTATAGAGGGCGACTTCGTCGTTTTCTTAATTGGCATGCGCGTCAATCGGCTGTGGGCTGTACACAAATGGCTGCCTGTGTTGCAGGCGATGGGGCCGATGCTGAAAGAACTTTATACCAATCGAAAGTTAGGCTTTCGGGGTACTGAGTTCATGGTGGGGTGGCGCAGCGTGCATCTGCTCCAATATTGGGATTCGTATGAGCAGCTTGAGGAGTATGCCCGCGGCGGACAGCATCTACATGCCTGGCGGAATTTTAATCGCAAGGTCGGAACCGATGGAACCGTCGGGATCTACCATGAAACCTACAAAGTCCGGGCCGGCGATTATGAGTGTGTTTATGGAAATATGCCGGTGTTTGGCCTTGCCAAGGTGACCGAGCATATTCCGGCGACTGGCCGAATGGAGACATCGCGCCGTCGTATGGGTGGGGAGAATGAGCCAGCCGTGCCGACGCCGGCAAATCCCCATAAAGGAGCGCACGGATGA
- a CDS encoding SDR family NAD(P)-dependent oxidoreductase codes for MAKFEGKVIIITGAAGGIGKATAKKLAEQGAKLALVDLNLEAVQQAVSELGLSEANSIAIQANVAKEEDVKAYVKATVEKFGKIDGFFNNAGIEGITANVEDYPTETFELVLNVNVKGAFLGLKYVVPVMKKQGYGSIVNTSSGAGLIGSPGFVGYNSSKHAVIGMTKVVALEAAPFGVRVNAVAPGVINTRMMRQIEKNTVPEDAEGARKAFGAAVPMGRYGEAEEVANVAVFLLSDDASYVSQSIYTVDGGQINQ; via the coding sequence ATGGCAAAATTCGAGGGTAAAGTGATTATCATTACAGGCGCGGCGGGCGGAATCGGGAAAGCGACGGCCAAGAAGCTGGCAGAGCAAGGAGCCAAGCTGGCTTTGGTGGATTTGAACCTGGAAGCCGTTCAACAGGCTGTATCCGAATTGGGACTGAGTGAGGCAAATTCGATTGCCATTCAAGCCAATGTGGCAAAGGAAGAAGATGTCAAAGCCTATGTTAAGGCAACCGTTGAGAAATTCGGCAAAATCGATGGTTTCTTCAACAATGCAGGGATCGAAGGCATTACGGCGAACGTTGAGGATTATCCCACTGAGACGTTCGAACTGGTGCTGAACGTCAATGTTAAGGGTGCATTTCTGGGCTTGAAATACGTGGTACCTGTGATGAAGAAACAAGGGTACGGCAGCATCGTAAATACTTCCTCCGGTGCTGGATTGATCGGATCACCTGGTTTTGTGGGCTACAATAGCTCGAAGCATGCTGTCATCGGAATGACCAAAGTCGTTGCATTGGAAGCCGCCCCGTTTGGCGTTAGAGTGAATGCCGTGGCGCCCGGGGTTATCAATACCCGCATGATGCGTCAGATTGAGAAGAATACGGTTCCGGAGGACGCCGAAGGAGCAAGAAAAGCATTTGGCGCTGCTGTCCCCATGGGAAGATACGGAGAAGCGGAAGAGGTGGCTAATGTAGCTGTCTTCTTGCTATCCGATGACGCTTCCTATGTGTCCCAATCCATTTACACGGTGGATGGCGGCCAAATCAACCAATAA
- a CDS encoding nucleotide excision repair endonuclease: MITITIPTPEVTIHKQEAPELSHIYGFTDFHLITREKGGIFLFYNDKDELLFVGKARKLRQRIKKHFEDTVSPIKNHRDEVVKIEVSIVEDPVEREIYETYIANKLGAKYNVDKLTS, translated from the coding sequence TTGATAACGATTACGATTCCAACGCCAGAAGTCACCATCCATAAGCAAGAGGCTCCAGAATTGAGCCATATTTATGGGTTTACGGATTTCCACCTAATCACCAGGGAAAAAGGCGGCATCTTCCTATTCTACAACGACAAGGACGAACTGCTCTTTGTGGGAAAGGCTCGAAAGCTGCGGCAGCGAATCAAGAAGCATTTTGAAGATACCGTCTCGCCGATCAAAAATCACAGAGATGAAGTCGTGAAAATAGAGGTGTCTATCGTAGAGGACCCCGTTGAGCGGGAAATTTATGAAACCTATATAGCGAACAAGCTCGGGGCAAAATACAACGTAGATAAATTGACTTCATAA
- a CDS encoding NAD(P)H-dependent oxidoreductase, protein MNTLVIYTHPNHQSLSFALFQEVLRGCKENAKIDEVRVLDLYEEGFNPILIFNENKRRRDMHADPNLAVYREQLMWADKIVFIYPIWWGRPPAMLLGYIDQMFASGFAYREKGGLLPEGLLKGKSVVCISSMKGPALYPLLWLNNAHKILMRKALFSFVGIKKVKFFEFGSMESPRGRQKEKLNKIYRYFKTLRT, encoded by the coding sequence ATGAACACGCTGGTTATTTACACGCATCCTAATCATCAGAGCTTAAGTTTTGCACTTTTTCAAGAGGTCCTTCGAGGATGCAAGGAGAATGCGAAGATCGATGAGGTAAGAGTGCTGGATTTATATGAGGAAGGGTTTAACCCGATTCTGATTTTTAACGAGAATAAACGCAGGAGAGATATGCATGCCGACCCGAATCTCGCTGTATACCGAGAGCAACTGATGTGGGCCGATAAAATCGTTTTTATATACCCGATCTGGTGGGGGCGTCCTCCGGCTATGCTACTGGGATATATAGACCAAATGTTTGCTTCAGGTTTTGCGTACAGAGAGAAGGGCGGGCTTTTGCCGGAAGGACTTTTAAAGGGGAAGTCGGTTGTCTGCATCTCCAGTATGAAGGGACCGGCTCTTTATCCTTTGCTGTGGCTGAATAACGCACACAAAATATTAATGCGTAAAGCGCTTTTTAGCTTCGTTGGCATCAAAAAAGTGAAGTTTTTTGAGTTTGGCAGCATGGAGAGTCCACGGGGCAGACAAAAGGAAAAACTAAATAAGATCTATCGCTATTTCAAAACGCTGAGAACATAA
- a CDS encoding TetR/AcrR family transcriptional regulator, which produces MKDQQRNRTKEHLKSAFIKLIKEKGYHNVSVKDIVDGAAYNRSTFYVHYQDKIQLAEDLLASRIQGLEDSVGKPYYPGQQVKANKLNPPSFAIIGYIYEHRDFFELIKYDDTLPGLHTEFPQSILKIYKEQFIFETLNHTPVNMDYFKRYTAFGFYGLILMWISNGFKESLDEFIKEVIDLTRTHIHSIKYVGKNGDRLPLGSDH; this is translated from the coding sequence ATGAAGGATCAACAAAGAAATCGGACAAAGGAGCATTTGAAATCCGCTTTTATCAAACTCATTAAAGAGAAGGGCTATCATAACGTTTCCGTAAAAGACATCGTGGATGGCGCCGCCTATAATCGGAGCACTTTCTACGTCCACTATCAAGATAAAATCCAATTGGCTGAAGACTTGCTTGCTTCTAGGATCCAGGGTCTGGAGGATTCCGTTGGCAAACCTTATTACCCCGGACAGCAGGTAAAGGCGAATAAGTTAAACCCGCCTTCGTTTGCTATTATTGGTTACATTTATGAACACCGCGATTTCTTCGAGCTTATTAAATATGACGATACCTTACCGGGGCTGCATACCGAATTTCCCCAATCCATCTTGAAGATCTATAAGGAACAATTTATTTTTGAAACCTTAAACCACACTCCGGTCAATATGGACTATTTTAAACGCTATACGGCATTTGGTTTTTATGGACTGATTCTAATGTGGATCAGCAATGGCTTTAAGGAATCGTTGGACGAATTTATTAAAGAAGTCATCGACCTTACGAGGACGCATATCCATTCCATTAAGTATGTAGGAAAAAACGGTGACCGGCTTCCATTAGGAAGCGATCACTAG
- a CDS encoding DUF421 domain-containing protein translates to MSTFLEIILRTIAAFLLIMIITKVIGKHTITQMTYHDFVSSITLGAITGNIAFNTSLKSWNLIAALITFSGIAFLVAYISIKSRKLRKFFSGKPTMVIENGKILEQNLRKLKFSLDTLNQELREKEIFDIEEVEYAVLELNGKLSVLKKPEFRQITLKDLSIMSPDKAHFPLELIMDGEVIDENINQGGLSREWLFQQLNERGLAVNEVCYAVKGTNGGLYFDLYQDKIKNPTDPE, encoded by the coding sequence ATGAGCACTTTTCTGGAAATCATTTTGAGAACCATCGCCGCTTTTCTCTTAATCATGATCATAACGAAAGTAATCGGTAAACATACCATCACGCAGATGACGTATCATGACTTTGTTTCTTCTATTACGTTAGGGGCCATTACGGGCAATATAGCTTTCAACACATCGTTAAAGTCATGGAATCTTATAGCGGCCCTTATTACTTTCAGCGGAATCGCCTTCCTCGTCGCCTACATTTCCATAAAAAGCCGGAAATTAAGGAAATTCTTTTCGGGGAAACCGACGATGGTCATTGAAAACGGCAAAATTCTGGAGCAGAATTTACGAAAGTTAAAGTTTTCGCTCGATACTTTAAATCAAGAACTGAGGGAAAAAGAAATTTTTGATATCGAGGAAGTGGAGTATGCCGTTCTTGAACTGAACGGAAAGCTGTCCGTATTAAAGAAGCCGGAATTCCGGCAAATTACACTAAAAGATTTATCCATCATGAGCCCGGACAAAGCCCATTTTCCCCTTGAGTTGATTATGGATGGAGAAGTGATTGATGAAAATATTAATCAAGGCGGGCTTAGCCGGGAGTGGCTTTTCCAACAGTTGAACGAGAGAGGATTGGCCGTAAACGAAGTTTGTTACGCCGTGAAAGGAACCAACGGGGGTTTATATTTCGATCTATATCAGGATAAGATCAAGAATCCTACTGACCCGGAATAG
- a CDS encoding PRK06851 family protein: MVDKSSHYFARGNTARGAHFLYKSAFDGLNKIYVLKGPQGTGKSTVIRSLADSLLAKGQHVQCFHSPLRPDELDGLILTEGKIGIVDGRVCEGITQNEAGEIVYMDFGRALEYSHISPEDSEAIDGLKDKLVSAYSKAYETFLTALRIHDEWEKYYIESMDFMKADQIAQGLIQELFAGHENDTPTVGRHLFFGAATPKGAFDFIRSLTAQLERRIFIKGRPGSGKSTLLKKLAAAAEEKGVEVQVFHCGFDPNSLDMLIFPKLGTAIFDSTAPHEYYPDRDGDEILDMYTLTMTPGTDEAYAAELAAIKERYSAKMKEATSSLAEAEAIDSQIKAYYVAAVDFSIVEELQRQLQSEFNELISKQLLK; encoded by the coding sequence TTGGTGGACAAATCATCTCACTACTTTGCCCGCGGCAATACGGCTCGCGGAGCCCATTTCTTGTATAAATCCGCCTTTGATGGGCTGAACAAGATATACGTCCTTAAGGGTCCCCAGGGTACGGGGAAATCTACGGTTATTAGAAGCTTGGCGGATAGTTTGCTGGCTAAAGGCCAGCATGTGCAATGCTTCCATTCCCCCCTCCGCCCCGACGAACTGGACGGCCTCATTCTAACGGAAGGGAAGATTGGGATTGTCGATGGGCGAGTCTGCGAGGGGATTACGCAGAACGAAGCCGGTGAAATCGTCTATATGGATTTCGGGAGAGCTCTTGAGTACAGCCATATTTCCCCGGAAGATTCCGAGGCAATAGATGGCCTTAAAGATAAGCTGGTAAGTGCTTATTCCAAAGCATACGAAACGTTCCTAACCGCATTGCGGATTCATGACGAATGGGAAAAATATTATATCGAAAGCATGGATTTCATGAAGGCTGACCAGATTGCGCAGGGTTTGATTCAAGAATTATTTGCTGGTCATGAAAATGATACACCAACCGTTGGGCGTCACTTGTTTTTCGGAGCTGCGACTCCGAAGGGGGCCTTCGATTTTATTCGAAGCTTGACCGCTCAATTGGAAAGACGGATTTTCATCAAAGGAAGGCCGGGATCCGGAAAATCGACCCTGCTCAAAAAGCTTGCCGCCGCTGCCGAAGAAAAAGGAGTCGAAGTCCAAGTTTTTCATTGCGGCTTTGATCCAAACAGCCTGGATATGTTGATATTTCCGAAGCTGGGAACAGCTATCTTCGACAGTACCGCCCCGCACGAATACTATCCTGATCGGGACGGGGATGAAATCCTAGATATGTATACCCTTACGATGACTCCTGGCACCGATGAAGCCTATGCTGCCGAATTAGCCGCTATTAAAGAACGTTATTCGGCAAAAATGAAAGAGGCCACCTCCTCTTTGGCGGAAGCCGAGGCCATCGATTCCCAAATTAAGGCCTATTATGTTGCGGCTGTCGATTTTTCGATCGTGGAGGAACTCCAACGGCAATTGCAGTCTGAATTTAATGAGCTGATCTCCAAGCAGCTTTTAAAATAA
- a CDS encoding TetR/AcrR family transcriptional regulator, with protein sequence MAKDDRKQQIVEAAIAVFAKQGYYKTTTTHIAQAVGVTQPYVFHFFKTKEELFLAVLEQSVQRIAGLFTEVEASAEHLEDRMGQAFYDLLATHRDETLLSMQAFTTVEPGIRGKVREGFSHIYEVVKEKFERAQIPQPGLRASAFIGMGMATVLSEVLEMPELLPYCEKD encoded by the coding sequence GTGGCCAAAGATGACCGCAAACAGCAAATTGTCGAAGCCGCCATAGCCGTCTTTGCCAAACAAGGATATTACAAGACTACAACGACCCATATAGCTCAAGCCGTGGGGGTTACCCAGCCTTACGTGTTTCATTTTTTTAAGACGAAGGAAGAGCTGTTCCTTGCCGTTCTGGAGCAATCCGTTCAGCGTATTGCAGGCCTATTCACGGAGGTGGAAGCGTCGGCGGAGCACTTGGAGGACCGGATGGGCCAGGCGTTCTACGACCTGTTGGCAACACACCGGGACGAAACTTTGTTGTCCATGCAGGCTTTCACGACGGTTGAACCTGGGATCCGCGGGAAGGTGAGGGAAGGATTTTCCCATATTTATGAGGTAGTAAAGGAAAAATTCGAGCGGGCTCAAATTCCGCAGCCGGGCCTCCGGGCGTCTGCCTTTATTGGCATGGGTATGGCTACGGTATTGTCCGAGGTGCTGGAGATGCCAGAACTTTTACCATACTGTGAGAAGGACTAA
- a CDS encoding SDR family NAD(P)-dependent oxidoreductase produces MGKLHNKVAVITGGASGIGAATARLFVSEGAKVVLVDLNEEKGLAFEKELKALHGDALFIKANITVEEEVADIFKRAIEAFGKVDIVFNNAGIGRVHSSHDLDYSEWRNTINVDLDGVFLVAREAIREMLKQGGGTIVNTASMYGWVGSPGSAAYNAAKGGVINLTRSLALEYAERSIRINSLCPGFIDTPIIPEESKQALAQMTPMKRLGQAEEMAKAVLFLASDDSSFMTGNSLTVDGGYTAQ; encoded by the coding sequence ATGGGTAAACTGCATAACAAAGTAGCCGTGATTACGGGTGGGGCATCGGGTATCGGTGCCGCGACAGCACGTCTGTTTGTATCAGAAGGAGCCAAAGTGGTTCTTGTTGATTTAAATGAAGAAAAAGGGCTGGCATTCGAAAAGGAGCTAAAAGCGCTCCATGGCGATGCTTTATTTATAAAGGCCAACATCACAGTCGAAGAAGAAGTTGCTGATATTTTCAAACGAGCTATTGAAGCTTTCGGTAAAGTGGATATCGTCTTTAATAATGCCGGGATCGGGCGTGTTCATTCTTCGCATGATCTTGACTATTCCGAGTGGCGCAATACGATAAATGTCGACTTGGATGGGGTATTCTTGGTAGCGCGCGAAGCTATCCGTGAAATGTTGAAGCAAGGCGGAGGCACGATTGTCAATACGGCCTCGATGTACGGTTGGGTCGGATCCCCTGGTTCGGCTGCCTACAACGCGGCCAAAGGCGGCGTTATTAACCTGACCCGCTCCCTTGCGCTGGAATACGCGGAACGCAGCATTCGCATAAATTCATTATGCCCAGGTTTTATTGATACACCGATTATTCCCGAAGAAAGTAAACAAGCCTTGGCCCAGATGACTCCCATGAAACGTCTTGGCCAGGCAGAAGAAATGGCGAAAGCTGTATTGTTCCTGGCTTCTGACGACTCTTCCTTCATGACCGGAAATAGCTTAACGGTCGATGGCGGGTATACGGCTCAATAA